From a region of the Haematobia irritans isolate KBUSLIRL chromosome 4, ASM5000362v1, whole genome shotgun sequence genome:
- the LOC142236586 gene encoding uncharacterized protein LOC142236586 translates to MLFLFLIKTICKSALSGFSGFEEKINKYKLYEHCGIISTRHQLKPNVYKCKLCNKFHALKVCPKFLWMTPRERKAMVLAEVYCINCLARSHRFRDCRSPNMCQTCGRPHHTLLHASYHQSRDSQRRLRSSNNNLSQIRKPMKNASTNQQKRAHKGNRTTSKPAPNQQLLSEAIRALASVLCSSEQ, encoded by the exons atgttgtttctatttttgataaaaacgaTTTGTAAGTCGGCTTTAAGCGGATTTTCGGGATTCgaggaaaaaataaataaatataaattgtacGAGCATTGTGGAAT aATCTCAACAAGACACCAATTAAAACCTAATGtctataaatgtaaattatgtAACAAGTTCCATGCTTTAAAGGTATGCCCAAAATTTCTGTGGATGACTCCAAGAGAGCGAAAAGCCATGGTACTAGCCGAAGTTTACTGTATTAATTGTTTGGCGCGTAGCCATCGGTTTCGCGATTGCCGATCGCCCAACATGTGCCAAACATGCGGACGGCCTCATCACACCCTTCTACACGCGAGTTATCATCAAAGCAGGGATAGTCAACGGAGGTTACGCAGTTCCAACAACAATCTATCACAGATTCGAAAACCAATGAAAAATGCATCCACTAATCAGCAGAAAAGAGCACATAAAGGCAACAGGACTACATCCAAACCTGCtccaaatcaacaacttctctcGGAAGCCATTAGAGCTCTAGCATCAGTTTTGTGCTCAAGTGAACAATAA